A window from Micromonospora profundi encodes these proteins:
- a CDS encoding Crp/Fnr family transcriptional regulator: MRDYGASGLVAHLPQDEWHRVQGTGIPVRFEPRDVLLRQGDTTQHVHVVLAGCVKIVRSESDGSRAILTLRAAGDVVGDLAAVDLQPRSATVTALTSTVTRLLTGPQFRRFLTRPAFAAGFAAYTVGRLRTSDAQRVALAVLPVRERLARALIQLDRESRRADGQPLIRLSQAELAELVGTSRNAVVAELTALREAGIVATGRREITIVDPVALSCRSQGFRPELGREPRVSG; encoded by the coding sequence ATGCGTGACTACGGTGCATCCGGACTCGTCGCTCATCTCCCGCAAGACGAGTGGCATCGAGTGCAGGGCACCGGGATCCCCGTGCGCTTCGAGCCCCGCGACGTGCTTCTGCGTCAGGGTGATACCACCCAGCACGTGCACGTGGTCCTCGCCGGCTGCGTCAAAATTGTGCGGTCGGAGAGCGACGGTAGCCGCGCGATCCTGACGCTGCGGGCCGCTGGCGATGTCGTCGGCGACCTGGCCGCCGTCGACTTGCAACCCCGGTCGGCCACGGTCACCGCCCTCACCAGTACGGTCACGCGGCTGCTGACTGGCCCGCAGTTTCGGCGTTTCCTGACCCGGCCCGCGTTCGCGGCGGGCTTCGCCGCCTACACGGTGGGCCGGCTGCGCACCTCGGATGCGCAGCGTGTGGCGCTGGCGGTGCTGCCTGTGCGGGAGCGGCTGGCCCGGGCGCTGATCCAGCTCGACCGTGAGAGCCGGCGTGCCGACGGGCAGCCCTTGATCCGGCTGTCTCAGGCGGAACTCGCGGAACTGGTCGGCACCTCGCGCAACGCGGTCGTTGCCGAGCTCACCGCCCTGCGTGAGGCAGGCATCGTCGCTACCGGGCGGCGGGAGATCACCATCGTGGATCCGGTGGCGCTGAGCTGTCGGTCACAGGGTTTCCGCCCAGAACTGGGCAGAGAACCGCGCGTATCCGGCTGA